A genome region from Gadus chalcogrammus isolate NIFS_2021 chromosome 5, NIFS_Gcha_1.0, whole genome shotgun sequence includes the following:
- the LOC130382562 gene encoding cofilin-2 isoform X1, with protein sequence MASGVTVNDEVIKVFNDMKVRKSSSPEDVKKRKKAVLFCLSDDKKQIVVEPGKQILVGDIGDTVDDPYACFVKLLPLGDCRYGLYDATYETRESKKEDLVFIFWAPEGAPLRSKMIYATSKDAIKKKFTGIKHEWQVNGLDEVQDRATLAEKLGGSVVVTLEGKALSTSSSGAPPRPGAPPRPGAPPRPGAPPRLEHLLV encoded by the exons ATG GCATCGGGCGTCACCGTCAACGATGAGGTCATCAAGGTGTTCAACGACATGAAGGTGCGCAAGTCTTCGTCGCCGGAGGAtgtgaagaagaggaagaaggcggTGCTGTTCTGCCTGAGTGACGACAAGAAGCAGATCGTGGTGGAGCCGGGCAAGCAGATCCTGGTGGGCGACATCGGGGACACGGTGGACGACCCGTACGCCTGCTTCGTCAAGCTGCTGCCGCTCGGCGACTGTCGCTACGGCCTCTACGACGCCACCTACGAGACCCGCGAGTCCAAGAAGGAggacctggtcttcatcttCTG GGCACCAGAGGGCGCGCCGCTGAGGAGCAAGATGATCTACGCCACGTCTAAAGACGCCATTAAGAAGAAGTTTACAG gtatCAAACACGAGTGGCAGGTGAACGGTCTGGACGAGGTGCAGGACCGCGCCACGCTGGCGGAGAAGCTGGGAGGCAGCGTAGTCGTCACCCTGGAGGGGAAAGCTCT GAGCACCTCCTCGTCTGGAGCACCTCCTCGTCCAGGAGCACCTCCTCGTCCAGGAGCACCTCCTCGTCCAGGAGCACCTCCTCGTCTGGAGCACCTCCTCGTCTAG
- the LOC130382562 gene encoding cofilin-2 isoform X2, translating into MASGVTVNDEVIKVFNDMKVRKSSSPEDVKKRKKAVLFCLSDDKKQIVVEPGKQILVGDIGDTVDDPYACFVKLLPLGDCRYGLYDATYETRESKKEDLVFIFWAPEGAPLRSKMIYATSKDAIKKKFTGIKHEWQVNGLDEVQDRATLAEKLGGSVVVTLEGKAL; encoded by the exons ATG GCATCGGGCGTCACCGTCAACGATGAGGTCATCAAGGTGTTCAACGACATGAAGGTGCGCAAGTCTTCGTCGCCGGAGGAtgtgaagaagaggaagaaggcggTGCTGTTCTGCCTGAGTGACGACAAGAAGCAGATCGTGGTGGAGCCGGGCAAGCAGATCCTGGTGGGCGACATCGGGGACACGGTGGACGACCCGTACGCCTGCTTCGTCAAGCTGCTGCCGCTCGGCGACTGTCGCTACGGCCTCTACGACGCCACCTACGAGACCCGCGAGTCCAAGAAGGAggacctggtcttcatcttCTG GGCACCAGAGGGCGCGCCGCTGAGGAGCAAGATGATCTACGCCACGTCTAAAGACGCCATTAAGAAGAAGTTTACAG gtatCAAACACGAGTGGCAGGTGAACGGTCTGGACGAGGTGCAGGACCGCGCCACGCTGGCGGAGAAGCTGGGAGGCAGCGTAGTCGTCACCCTGGAGGGGAAAGCTCT ATGA
- the LOC130383072 gene encoding sorting nexin-6-like isoform X2, whose protein sequence is MMEGLDDGPDFLSEEDRGPRAVNVDLQTDATLQVDISDALSERDKVKFTVHTKSTLPNFKQNEFSVVRQHEEFIWLHDSFVENEDYAGYIIPPAPPRPDFDASREKLQKLGEGEGSMTKEEFTKMKQELEAEYLAIFKKTVAMHEVFLCRVAAHPVLKKDLNFHVFLEYNQDLSVRGKNKKEKLEDFFKNVVKSADGVLVAGVKDVDDFFEHEKTFLLEYHNRVKDASLKSDKMIRSHKNAADDINRISSSLYTLGTQDSTDVCKFFLKVSELLEKTRKIEARVAADEDLKLADLLKYYLRESQAAKDLLYRRGRALVDYENANKALDKARSKNKDVLQAETGQQLCCHKFEKISESAKQELVDFKTRRVAAFRKNLVELAELELKHAKVR, encoded by the exons ATGATG GAAGGGCTGGACGACGGCCCAGACTTCCTCTCCGAAGAAGACCGAGGA CCCAGGGCTGTGAATGTGGACCTGCAGACGGACGCCACTCTGCAGGTGGATATCTCTGATGCCCTGAGTGAGCGAGATAAGGTCAAGTTCACAGTTCACACCAAG AGCACGCTCCCTAACTTCAAGCAGAACGAGTTCTCTGTGGTCCGACAACACGAGGAGTTCATCTGGCTCCATGACTCCTTTGTGGAGAACGAGGACTACGCCGGCTACATC atcccccccgcgccccccagGCCAGACTTCGACGCGTCCCGGGAGAAGCTCcagaagctgggggagggggagggctccaTGACCAAGGAGGAGTTCACCAAGATGAagcaggagctggaggc GGAGTACCTGGCCATCTTCAAGAAGACGGTGGCGATGCACGAGGTGTTCCTGTGTCGCGTGGCGGCCCACCCCGTCCTGAAGAAAGACCTCAACTTCCACGTCTTCCTGGAGTACAACCAAGAC CTGAGCGTGCGAGGGAAGAACAAGAAGGAGAAGCTGGAGGACTTCTTCAAGAACGTGGTCAAGTCCGCGGACGGAGTGCTGGTGGCCGGCGTCAAG GACGTGGACGACTTCTTTGAGCACGAGAAGACGTTCCTGCTGGAGTACCACAACCGCGTGAAGGACGCCTCGCTCAAGTCCGACAAGATGATCCGCTCACACAAAA ATGCAGCTGATGACATCAACAgaatctcctcctcactctacACGTTAGGAACGCAGGACTCCACAGACGTCTGCAA GTTCTTCCTAAAAGTGTCAGAGTTGCTGGAAAAGACACGG AAGATCGAGGCCCGCGTTGCAGCAGACGAAGACCTGAAGCTAGCAGATTTACTGAAGTACTACCTGAGAGAGTCCCAGGCTGCTaag GACCTGCTGTACAGGCGGGGTCGGGCGCTGGTGGACTACGAGAACGCCAACAAGGCGCTGGACAAAGCCCGGTCCAAGAACAAAGACGTGCTGCAGGCGGAGACCGGCCAGCAGCTCTGCTGCCACAAGTTTGAGAAGATCTCAGAGTCCGCCAAACAAG AGCTTGTGGACTTCAAGACGAGACGAGTGGCCGCATTCAGGAAGAACCTGGTGGAGCTGGCGGAGCTCGAGCTCAAACATGCAAAGGTAAGGTGA
- the LOC130383072 gene encoding sorting nexin-6-like isoform X1, which yields MMQEGLDDGPDFLSEEDRGPRAVNVDLQTDATLQVDISDALSERDKVKFTVHTKSTLPNFKQNEFSVVRQHEEFIWLHDSFVENEDYAGYIIPPAPPRPDFDASREKLQKLGEGEGSMTKEEFTKMKQELEAEYLAIFKKTVAMHEVFLCRVAAHPVLKKDLNFHVFLEYNQDLSVRGKNKKEKLEDFFKNVVKSADGVLVAGVKDVDDFFEHEKTFLLEYHNRVKDASLKSDKMIRSHKNAADDINRISSSLYTLGTQDSTDVCKFFLKVSELLEKTRKIEARVAADEDLKLADLLKYYLRESQAAKDLLYRRGRALVDYENANKALDKARSKNKDVLQAETGQQLCCHKFEKISESAKQELVDFKTRRVAAFRKNLVELAELELKHAKVR from the exons ATGATG CAGGAAGGGCTGGACGACGGCCCAGACTTCCTCTCCGAAGAAGACCGAGGA CCCAGGGCTGTGAATGTGGACCTGCAGACGGACGCCACTCTGCAGGTGGATATCTCTGATGCCCTGAGTGAGCGAGATAAGGTCAAGTTCACAGTTCACACCAAG AGCACGCTCCCTAACTTCAAGCAGAACGAGTTCTCTGTGGTCCGACAACACGAGGAGTTCATCTGGCTCCATGACTCCTTTGTGGAGAACGAGGACTACGCCGGCTACATC atcccccccgcgccccccagGCCAGACTTCGACGCGTCCCGGGAGAAGCTCcagaagctgggggagggggagggctccaTGACCAAGGAGGAGTTCACCAAGATGAagcaggagctggaggc GGAGTACCTGGCCATCTTCAAGAAGACGGTGGCGATGCACGAGGTGTTCCTGTGTCGCGTGGCGGCCCACCCCGTCCTGAAGAAAGACCTCAACTTCCACGTCTTCCTGGAGTACAACCAAGAC CTGAGCGTGCGAGGGAAGAACAAGAAGGAGAAGCTGGAGGACTTCTTCAAGAACGTGGTCAAGTCCGCGGACGGAGTGCTGGTGGCCGGCGTCAAG GACGTGGACGACTTCTTTGAGCACGAGAAGACGTTCCTGCTGGAGTACCACAACCGCGTGAAGGACGCCTCGCTCAAGTCCGACAAGATGATCCGCTCACACAAAA ATGCAGCTGATGACATCAACAgaatctcctcctcactctacACGTTAGGAACGCAGGACTCCACAGACGTCTGCAA GTTCTTCCTAAAAGTGTCAGAGTTGCTGGAAAAGACACGG AAGATCGAGGCCCGCGTTGCAGCAGACGAAGACCTGAAGCTAGCAGATTTACTGAAGTACTACCTGAGAGAGTCCCAGGCTGCTaag GACCTGCTGTACAGGCGGGGTCGGGCGCTGGTGGACTACGAGAACGCCAACAAGGCGCTGGACAAAGCCCGGTCCAAGAACAAAGACGTGCTGCAGGCGGAGACCGGCCAGCAGCTCTGCTGCCACAAGTTTGAGAAGATCTCAGAGTCCGCCAAACAAG AGCTTGTGGACTTCAAGACGAGACGAGTGGCCGCATTCAGGAAGAACCTGGTGGAGCTGGCGGAGCTCGAGCTCAAACATGCAAAGGTAAGGTGA